CCACTAGTACCTCCGGGCGTTCTGGTTGCCCCTGGGCGCACTTCTCTGCTTCTTTTCTATCATGAATCACTTTGAGCATGCCGTAGACGATGGTCTTAGCCGCCAGCTCGTAGTTACCTTTCCTGAGCGCTTTTTCGAGTAAAGACATAGCCGTTGGATATCATGATAGTACACATGCGTTGATTAAAAAAGAGGGTTTTGTCAGGGTGGGGGGGGAGGCGGAAAAGATTTAAACAAATTTCAGATAAGCGTTGCTAATTATTATGAAAAGAGATTAGAATATCCGAGATGAAGGGTCGTAAAGGTATGAATGCGGCATTGCTGGTTACTAATTCGCGAAATAGACGATTCAGAATATGAGCTCTCCTTACACTGTATGGCTGCAATAAAGTATTTACCTCATTCATACAGAAAACAACACAACGGAGGATTGAATAATAATGAGAGCGGCGATATTATTAAGCGTTGCAGCAGTATTTCTTTTAGGGATAATTGCGGGTGGCATTACGGGGTGGTGTTTAGCTGAAGGAAACGGATCATCAAGCGTACCAGGGCTTATCAATTATCAGGGGACATTAACCAATCCAGCTACAGGAAATCCTGTACCGAATAATCAATATCAAATGACCTTCTCGATTTATTCTTCAGATACCGGTGGCAGTGCGCTTTGGCAAGAAACCCAGCAGGTAACGGTGCAAAATGGGGTATTTAATGTATTGCTGGGCAGTCAAAATGCACTTAACGAAAGCATATTTGAAGGCAGTACCAGATACCTCGGAGTTAAAGTGGGCACAGATAACGAGATGACGCCGAGACAACGCCTGACAACGGTTCCCTATGCTTTTCAAGCGGAGAATGCACAAACACTTCAGGGATTATCAGCAGATTCTTTTATAAGAGCACCTGCTGTAGCACCGGTAATATCAGGAATCACCGTATCCAGTATCTCTTCATCAAGTGCTGTTATAAGTTGGACAACAAATGTAGGAACAAATACAGTTATATTTTATGGCACTACTACATCTTTTGACGAGTCAGCTGGACAGCAACTGCTTCTAGTAACCAGTCACAGCATCACTTTGACTTCACTTAATGCTAATACAACATATTACTACAGGATTAAAGCAGAAGATATATATGGAAATGTGGCTACATCGTCAGTTGCGACATTCACTACTACGACTGGTCCAATACCGCCAACAGTAAATGGAATTTATATAAATTATGACTATCGTTTCTCAGTACACTACCCTGAAACATGGACTTCTCAAACTGTGACTCTATCCGGAGGCGTCTTCTATGCAAAGGATGATGACTTGGTTTATATAGCCGTACGCCCAGCCACTAACTTTGCGGATGCAGCAACATCATTCCTTACTGACCTGATTGCTTCCTCTGGTGCTGCCTTTTCTCCCAGCGTTGAGAGTGAAACTACTATAACGCTGGACGATGGTACAACGCAAGCCAATCAAATAGTTTTTTCTGCTGCTTTTGGTATGGCCAAGGCGGTCGTCACTGGTGTCTTAAAAGATGGCAATGCAATCATGGTCTGTGGTGCAAGCGACCCCCAGCATCTTGACCTGTATAAGGCAATAGGGCAATCACTATTTTTTTGGACTGCTGGACCATATATCGGAGACATGGCACCAGATTTCACCTTGAGATGCATTGATGGTAGCCAGGTGACTTTGAGCAATCTCCGGGGGAAGAAGGTAATTATTAACTTCTGGAATCTGAACTGTCATTTCAGCATGGAGGAGATGCCCGATTTTCAGACCGTGCGTGATAATCATCCCGAAAGCAGTGTGGCCATGCTGATTATCAACAGCGCTGCCGCCGGATTCCCCGCCAACAGCGATCTAGCCGTTGGAGCTGCTGTTGCAACTGGAGGCTGGACTTTTACAGTCCCGCTGGACGACTCCGGCGCCGTTGCCCAGGCCTATGACGTGACCAGTGGTATACCGGTGACCTTTTTCATCGACTCCGGCGGAATCATAAGGGCCAAGCAGGATGGTAAATTCAGCGACGCCGCCGCCATTGAGGCCATGCTGAGCTCTTATTAAAGAATATATGCATTAATTAGGATGATCTTTTCTCTTACCCGCTTGAAGAAGCGTTAATTGGTGATTGCTATTAGGCTCATAATATGAAAATTGTCATCATAACCCTGATTTGCCTAGCAATTGGCGCACTTGCTGCTGGAGAAGCATTGGCAGTGGCTTCTACCATTACTCCAGGATTAGTTTCAAGTAGTGGCGGCACTAGCAATTCTGCTAGCTACTCTGTTAATGGCATAGCTGGACAACCTGCTACAGGCTTGTCTCAAAGCCAGAATTTCGGCATATTTGCCGGTTTTATCACAGGTATGGAGTATCCAAGTCAACCTCCACCTTTCCCTACAACTACTAATATACTAACACCAGAAATATCAACCATGATTTCGACTACACCACATGGTTCATCAATGCCAGCTACGATAGCACCTGCTCCGATGCAATTGCCAAATCTATTAGTTCAGAGCGCATCGCTATCCACATCAAAAGTATTACCGGGGACACTTGTAACGGTAACCGCTAATATTGCCAACAAGGGAACTGTCAACGGGTCAACCAGGATAAAGCTATATGTCAACGGCGAGGAGGATTCCAGCCAGGGCGTCACAGTGGAAAGCGGCGGCAGCCGGCAGGTTTACTTTACAGTGAATAGAAGCCAGCCGGGAACCTATGACGTGTACGTAGGCGGTGTACAGGCCGGCACCTTTATGGTCGAGAATGAAATAGATCCAAATATCATCCTCTTATGCAGCTGCACATTAATATTGATTTCCCTTGCACTTGGTATAGTTTATGTACTGAGGCGGCGGAATTACAGTTATTGAGTATTTGTACTATTGCGAGCGAAGCGAAGCAATCCTGTGTTTGATATAGAGGCAACACCAGATTGCCGCGTCGCCTGCGGGCTCCTCGCAATGACATTATTTTTGTGTTAAACTTTCCCCCTGTTATGAAGAAACGGGTTTTCTCCGGTGCGCGCCCCACCGGCAGGCAGCACATCGGCAACTATATCGGCGCAATTCAGAACTACGTCAAGCTGCAGGACGATTATGATTGCATCTATTGCATCGTCGACCTGCATGCGCTGACAACGCTTGAGAGCACATCCGAGCTCCAGCACAACATCTTCGAGATGACGCTGGACTGGCTGGCCGCCGGCATCGATCCTAAGAGGTCTATCGTCTTTGTGCAGTCGCACGTTCCCGAGGTGACCGAGCTTTTCACACTGCTGGGCATGCTCACGCCGCTGGGCTGGCTGCTGCGCGTCCCGACCTTCAAGGAGAAGGCCAGGATGCAGCCGCAGAATGTGAACTACGGCCTGGTCGGGTATCCGGTATTGATGGCTGCCGACATCATGTTATATAAATCGGACGCCGTTCCCGTGGGAGAGGACCAGCTGCCGCACCTGGAAATGACAAGGGAGATAGTGCGCCGCTTCAACTACATATTCGGCGAAACCTTCCCCGAGCCGCAGGCCAAGCTGACCAATTATCCCATGGTGCGCGGCCTGGACGGCGGGCAGAAAATGGGCAAGTCATATAACAACCACATCGAGCTGGCGGCGACCCCCGAGGAGACGCTGGAGCGGGTAAAGACGGCCGTGACCGATCCTGCCAGGCAGCGCCGCAACGATCCGGGGCATCCGGAGGTCTGCAACGTTTTCAGCCTGCAAAAGTTCTTCAATGCATCACGTGTACAGGAGATCGAGTCGCAGTGCAGGGTGGCGGGGATAGGCTGTGTCGATTGCAAGAAACTGCTGGCGGCCGGGATAAACAGCAGCCTCAAGGATTTCCGCGAGCGCAGGGCGAAGCTTGAGAAGAACCCGGACCATATTTACGAAATACTGGCCGACGGTGCGAAGCGCGCGCAGGCCATAGCAGGAAAGACCATCGGCGAAGTTAAGCTCAAAATGGGCCTCAGCAGGCATGACTGAGAAGCCGTCTACATCACTCCCTTCATCCTTACAGGGACAATCCGCCTATCATGTGGCCAGACAGGCAGCCGCCGAAGCAGGCAAGATACTGCGGCAGCGCTTCGGTTTACATAACGCCACAAAGGTCAAAGGCAAGCGCAATCTTGTGACCGAAGCCGACCTGCTGTCTGAACAGACCATTATTCGGATCATCAACGCCGCGTTTCCCCAACACGGGATAATGTCCGAGGAAGCAGGGAGCAGGCGGGAGGGCAGTGAATATACCTGGATCATCGATCCACTGGACGGCACCAACAACTTCCATTTCGGGATTCCCCTGTTCTGTGTAAATATCGCCCTGGCCCGGCGTGGTGAGGTATTGCTGGGCGTTACCTTCGATCCCATGCGCGATGAGACCTTCCGGGCCGTCAGGGGCAGGGGCGCTTACTTGAACAACAAAAGAATCGAGGTGGCGGATGTTGCCGACCTTAATGACGCCGCGGTCGGCGTGGACCTTGGCTACGACGCGGAAAGAAGCAACGATCTATTAGAAACGGCGATGAAGTTGTGGCCGAAGATACACTGTATGAGATTGATCGGCTCCTCCAGCCTGGGGATGGCCTATGTGGCCGGTGGACGGATGAGCCTTTACTTTCACAGGAGCCTGTATCCGTGGGATTCGGCCAGCGGACTATTGCTGGTGCGGGAAGCGGGTGGAGAGGTGACAAATTACACGGGACGCCCTGCCACTATTCATGACAGAGAGATCATAGCGGCCAATCCCCGCCTCGGCCGTGTATTCAGAGACTGGCTGGTTAAAAAGTAGTTATTTTCTGCGGCGCCGTGCCAGGAACTTCTTGATCCTTTTGAGGGCCTCTTCGATCTCGGGCATTGAGGTAGCGTAACAGCAGCGAACGTAGCCCTGTCCACATTTCCCGAAAACCGAGCCGGGCACCACGGCCACCTTCTCCTCCGTCAGCAAATCCTCGGCAAATTCCTCTGATGTCATGCCGGTGGATGTAATATTGGGGAAGGCGTAGAAGGCGCCCTTCGGTTCGAAGCAGGAAAGGCCCAGGTCTTTAAATCCCTTGACTATAACACGCCGGCGCCTGTCATATTCGGCCAGCATGTCCTCAACCTCCTGGTTATTGCTGTCCTTCAGTGCTTCAAGGGCGGCCAGCTGGCCCATGATGGGAGCGCACATCATGGTGTACTGGTGCACCTTGAGCATGGCCTCGGTGATCTCGTCGTTGGCCAGCGAAAATCCGACGCGCCATCCTGTCATGGCGAAGGCTTTGGAGAAGCCGCCGATCAGTATGGTCCTGTCTCTCATGCCCGGCAGGCCGGCCATGCAGGTATGCTCCATGTCATAGGTCAGACGGGCATATATCTCGTCCGAGACCACCAGCAGGTCGTGTTCGACCGCTATTTTCGCTATCTCAAGCAGCAGCTTCCTGGGCATGACCGCGCCGGTGGGATTGGAGGGGAAGCTCAGAAGTATGGCCTTGGTCTTGCGTGTCAGCTTCTTTTTGATATCGGCCGGCATTAGCTCAAAATTATTTTTCTCGTAGGTCGGAACAGGCACCGGCACGCCTCCCGCCAGGGATACGCAAACAGGGTAAGCCACGTAATGCGGATCGGACATGATAACCTCGTCACCCGGATCGATAATAGCCCTGAAAGCCAGGTCGAGCGCTTCGCTGCTGCCCGTGGTCACTAAAATCTCCGATTTCGGATCGTAATTGAGGTTATAGAATTTATGGTGGTATTTTGCTATGCCGTCCCTTAACTCGGGTATGCCCCGGTTGGAGGTGTACATGGTGAATCCCTTCTCGATTGCCGTGATACCGGCCTCGCGCATCGGCCAGGGTGTCACGAAATCAGGTTCTCCTACACCGAGAGAGATAGCGCCATCCATGTGAGATAGCAGGTCGAAATATTTCCTGATGCCCGATGGTGAGATGTCCTGTGCTTTTTGCGATATATAGCTACATTTGTTTTTTTTAATATGATGCGTCATATGGAGTCTCCTGTAAGAGGTATGATGGGTGGTGATCAGGCTACGACGCCCAGCCGCCGGGGCTCACCGTCATCCTCGAATATGACACCGTCCTCTTTGTATTTCTTGAGTATGAAATGGGTTATCGTGCCCTGGACGGTATCCATAGGCGCCAGTTTTTCGGAGACGAAAATAGCGATCTCCTGCATGGTCTTGCCGGCTATGAGTATGGCCAGGTCGTAGGTGCCGGATGCCAGGAAGACCGATTTGGCCTGGGGGAAGCGATAGATACGCTCTGCGATGGCGCCGAATCCGGTATCCTTCTGCGGGACTACCTTTACCTCAACCAGCGCCCATACCTGTTCCTCACCCAGCTTGGACCAGTTGATAACCGTCTTGTATTTAACGATGGTGCCGTCCTTCTCCGCCTTCTTGATTATCTTCTGTACATCATGGACGGGCACGCCGGTCATTTCGGCGATCTGGTCGTGGGTCAGCTTGGCATCCTTTTCCAGTGCCTCGAAGATTTTCTTCTCGTTCTCCATAACGCCTCCTCGAACAGCCTGAATTTTCGGGTAAACCGTATTATAACAAAACAGGCAGGCAAAGTAACATAACTATTTATGAGGGGCTCTTTCAACGGGTCATTGCGAGGAGCCGCAGGCGACGCGGCAATCCTGTGCGTGCCTAATAATATTAGATTGCCACGCCCTTCGGACTCGCAATGACGGCAGGACGGAATTGCGTTGTTAGGCGATGACGGGCTTCTGCTTGTGCCAGGGCGTGGCCTGCTCGTAGGTATAGGCGG
This genomic window from Dehalococcoidia bacterium contains:
- the trpS gene encoding tryptophan--tRNA ligase, which codes for MKKRVFSGARPTGRQHIGNYIGAIQNYVKLQDDYDCIYCIVDLHALTTLESTSELQHNIFEMTLDWLAAGIDPKRSIVFVQSHVPEVTELFTLLGMLTPLGWLLRVPTFKEKARMQPQNVNYGLVGYPVLMAADIMLYKSDAVPVGEDQLPHLEMTREIVRRFNYIFGETFPEPQAKLTNYPMVRGLDGGQKMGKSYNNHIELAATPEETLERVKTAVTDPARQRRNDPGHPEVCNVFSLQKFFNASRVQEIESQCRVAGIGCVDCKKLLAAGINSSLKDFRERRAKLEKNPDHIYEILADGAKRAQAIAGKTIGEVKLKMGLSRHD
- a CDS encoding aminotransferase class I/II-fold pyridoxal phosphate-dependent enzyme gives rise to the protein MTHHIKKNKCSYISQKAQDISPSGIRKYFDLLSHMDGAISLGVGEPDFVTPWPMREAGITAIEKGFTMYTSNRGIPELRDGIAKYHHKFYNLNYDPKSEILVTTGSSEALDLAFRAIIDPGDEVIMSDPHYVAYPVCVSLAGGVPVPVPTYEKNNFELMPADIKKKLTRKTKAILLSFPSNPTGAVMPRKLLLEIAKIAVEHDLLVVSDEIYARLTYDMEHTCMAGLPGMRDRTILIGGFSKAFAMTGWRVGFSLANDEITEAMLKVHQYTMMCAPIMGQLAALEALKDSNNQEVEDMLAEYDRRRRVIVKGFKDLGLSCFEPKGAFYAFPNITSTGMTSEEFAEDLLTEEKVAVVPGSVFGKCGQGYVRCCYATSMPEIEEALKRIKKFLARRRRK
- a CDS encoding inositol monophosphatase family protein, whose protein sequence is MTEKPSTSLPSSLQGQSAYHVARQAAAEAGKILRQRFGLHNATKVKGKRNLVTEADLLSEQTIIRIINAAFPQHGIMSEEAGSRREGSEYTWIIDPLDGTNNFHFGIPLFCVNIALARRGEVLLGVTFDPMRDETFRAVRGRGAYLNNKRIEVADVADLNDAAVGVDLGYDAERSNDLLETAMKLWPKIHCMRLIGSSSLGMAYVAGGRMSLYFHRSLYPWDSASGLLLVREAGGEVTNYTGRPATIHDREIIAANPRLGRVFRDWLVKK
- a CDS encoding CARDB domain-containing protein, which gives rise to MKIVIITLICLAIGALAAGEALAVASTITPGLVSSSGGTSNSASYSVNGIAGQPATGLSQSQNFGIFAGFITGMEYPSQPPPFPTTTNILTPEISTMISTTPHGSSMPATIAPAPMQLPNLLVQSASLSTSKVLPGTLVTVTANIANKGTVNGSTRIKLYVNGEEDSSQGVTVESGGSRQVYFTVNRSQPGTYDVYVGGVQAGTFMVENEIDPNIILLCSCTLILISLALGIVYVLRRRNYSY
- a CDS encoding redoxin domain-containing protein, with the protein product MRAAILLSVAAVFLLGIIAGGITGWCLAEGNGSSSVPGLINYQGTLTNPATGNPVPNNQYQMTFSIYSSDTGGSALWQETQQVTVQNGVFNVLLGSQNALNESIFEGSTRYLGVKVGTDNEMTPRQRLTTVPYAFQAENAQTLQGLSADSFIRAPAVAPVISGITVSSISSSSAVISWTTNVGTNTVIFYGTTTSFDESAGQQLLLVTSHSITLTSLNANTTYYYRIKAEDIYGNVATSSVATFTTTTGPIPPTVNGIYINYDYRFSVHYPETWTSQTVTLSGGVFYAKDDDLVYIAVRPATNFADAATSFLTDLIASSGAAFSPSVESETTITLDDGTTQANQIVFSAAFGMAKAVVTGVLKDGNAIMVCGASDPQHLDLYKAIGQSLFFWTAGPYIGDMAPDFTLRCIDGSQVTLSNLRGKKVIINFWNLNCHFSMEEMPDFQTVRDNHPESSVAMLIINSAAAGFPANSDLAVGAAVATGGWTFTVPLDDSGAVAQAYDVTSGIPVTFFIDSGGIIRAKQDGKFSDAAAIEAMLSSY
- a CDS encoding Lrp/AsnC family transcriptional regulator; its protein translation is MENEKKIFEALEKDAKLTHDQIAEMTGVPVHDVQKIIKKAEKDGTIVKYKTVINWSKLGEEQVWALVEVKVVPQKDTGFGAIAERIYRFPQAKSVFLASGTYDLAILIAGKTMQEIAIFVSEKLAPMDTVQGTITHFILKKYKEDGVIFEDDGEPRRLGVVA